The Saccopteryx leptura isolate mSacLep1 chromosome 2, mSacLep1_pri_phased_curated, whole genome shotgun sequence genome has a window encoding:
- the SERPINC1 gene encoding antithrombin-III, with protein sequence MLPSGIGTAAAAERRLCLLSLLLIGLWGCVTCRWSPVEDICTAKPRDIPVNPMCIYRSPEKKAPEEEGSDQKVPEAANRRVWELSKANSRFATAFYQHLADAKNDNDNIFLSPLSISTAFAMTKLGACDNTLKQLMEVFKFDTISEKTSDQIHFFFAKLNCRLYRKANKSSELVSANRLFGDKSLTFNETYQDISEVVYGAKLQPLDFKENAESSRATINQWISNKTEGRITDVIPSDAIDELTVLVLVNTIYFKGLWKSKFSPENTRTDSFYKANEESCSASMMYQEGKFRYRRVAEGTQVLELPFKGDDITMVLILPKPEKSLAKVEQELTPELLQEWLDGLTETMLVVHMPRFRIEDSFSVKEQLQDMGLVDLFSPEKSKLPGIVAAGRDDLYVSDAFHKAFLEVNEEGSEAAASTAIVIAGRSLNPNRVTFKANRPFLVLIREVALNTIIFMGRVANPCVT encoded by the exons GAGGCTGTGTCTGCTCTCCTTGCTGCTCATTGGCCTCTGGGGCTGTGTGACCTGTCGCTGGAGCCCCGTAGAGGACATCTGCACAGCCAAACCTCGCGACATTCCTGTGAACCCCATGTGCATTTACCGGTCCCCAGAGAAGAAGGCGCCTGAAGAGGAGGGCTCAGACCAGAAGGTCCCCGAGGCCGCCAACCGGCGGGTATGGGAACTGTCCAAGGCCAATTCCCGCTTTGCCACGGCCTTCTATCAGCACCTGGCCGATGCCAAGAATGACAATGACAACATTTTCCTATCACCTCTAAGCATCTCCACAGCTTTCGCTATGACCAAGCTGGGTGCCTGCGACAACACCCTCAAGCAGCTGATGGAG GTTTTTAAATTTGATACCATATCTGAGAAAACATCCGACCAGATCCACTTTTTCTTTGCCAAACTCAACTGCCGACTCTATCGAAAAGCCAACAAATCCTCCGAGTTGGTATCAGCCAACCGCCTTTTTGGAGACAAGTCCCTTACTTTCAATGAGACCTACCAGGACATCAGTGAGGTGGTGTATGGCGCCAAGCTCCAGCCCCTGGACTTCAAG GAAAACGCAGAGTCATCCAGAGCGACCATCAACCAGTGGATATCCAACAAGACCGAAGGGCGTATCACTGACGTCATTCCCTCGGATGCTATCGATGAGCTCACTGTCCTGGTGCTGGTCAACACCATTTACTTTAAG GGCCTGTGGAAGTCAAAATTCAGCCCTGAGAACACAAGGACAGATTCCTTCTACAAGGCCAATGAGGAGTCGTGCTCTGCATCCATGATGTACCAGGAGGGCAAGTTCCGCTATCGGCGCGTGGCGGAGGGCACCCAGGTGCTCGAACTGCCCTTCAAGGGTGATGACATCACCATGGTGCTTATCCTGCCCAAGCCCGAGAAGAGCCTGGCCAAGGTGGAGCAGGAGCTGACCCCGGAGCTGCTGCAGGAGTGGCTGGATGGGCTGACGGAGACCATGCTGGTGGTCCACATGCCCCGCTTCCGCATCGAGGACAGCTTCAGTGTGAAGGAGCAGCTGCAGGACATGGGCCTGGTGGACCTGTTCAGCCCAGAGAAGTCCAAGCTCCCGG GTATCGTTGCTGCAGGCCGGGACGACCTCTATGTCTCGGATGCGTTCCATAAGGCATTTCTGGAG GTGAATGAGGAAGGCAGTGAAGCAGCAGCCAGTACGGCCATCGTGATTGCAGGCCGCTCGCTGAACCCCAACAGGGTGACCTTCAAGGCCAACAGACCCTTCCTGGTTCTCATAAGGGAAGTTGCTCTGAACACTATCATCTTCATGGGTAGAGTGGCCAACCCTTGCGTTACCTAA